From Aedes albopictus strain Foshan chromosome 1, AalbF5, whole genome shotgun sequence, one genomic window encodes:
- the LOC109621633 gene encoding U4/U6 small nuclear ribonucleoprotein Prp4: MSDDEELVYVKRPKTIHYGSLEDTERMRQLKDSGGSDLYSGAGSSSDIGQIYTSSEYFDLENEVSKDKAALLEEFERKKKARQIHVSTDDSEVKKNLRALNEPICYFGEGPAERRIRLKELLASLGESAIPQKATKDDDKKQQVQREQESTWYHEGPEALRIARIWLANYSLPRAKKRLEEAAEQLNLPSATKAGRMVELQKRIQSLAPMCSQVGDVRPITNCSFNHDSSLLLTSSLSSMCKVWSVPDCNLVQTLRGHQFYVSAIAFRDGMATDSKGEVAMASGCYDGTVKLWSFDSEEAIADINGHVPHRVSRLAFHPSGRFLGTACYDASWRLWDLEQKQEVLHQEGHAKAVHCIAFQVDGSVCVTGGLDAFGRVWDLRTGRCIMFLEGHLSAIYGVDFSPNGYHIATGSQDNSCKIWDLRRRHPVYTIPAHTNLISDVKYQKNGGHFLVTSSYDNTAKIWSNKTWQPLKTLSGHDSKVMSIDISPNSQHIATTSYDRTFKLWSPE, encoded by the coding sequence ATGTCCGACGATGAAGAGCTAGTGTATGTAAAGCGCCCGAAAACGATCCACTATGGCTCACTGGAGGACACGGAGCGAATGCGCCAGTTGAAAGACTCCGGCGGCTCCGATTTGTATTCCGGAGCTGGTAGCTCCAGCGACATTGGCCAAATTTACACGTCTAGCGAGTATTTCGATTTAGAAAATGAGGTCTCCAAGGATAAGGCcgccctcctggaggaattcgagcgGAAGAAGAAAGCTAGACAGATACACGTCAGTACGGATGATTCCGAGGTAAAGAAAAATCTGAGGGCGTTGAACGAGCCGATCTGTTACTTTGGTGAAGGCCCAGCTGAACGTCGGATTCGTCTGAAGGAGTTACTCGCATCGCTGGGCGAAAGTGCCATTCCACAGAAGGCCACCAAGGACGATGACAAGAAGCAGCAGGTGCAGAGAGAGCAGGAATCTACTTGGTACCACGAAGGACCGGAAGCTCTTAGGATTGCGAGAATTTGGCTGGCGAACTATTCCCTTCCGCGGGCCAAAAAGCGGCTGGAGGAAGCGGCCGAACAGCTGAACCTTCCGAGTGCAACGAAAGCCGGTCGCATGGTGGAACTGCAGAAGCGTATTCAATCGTTGGCTCCGATGTGCAGCCAAGTAGGTGATGTGCGACCGATCACCAATTGTAGCTTCAATCATGATTCCAGTCTGCTGTTGACATCAAGCTTGAGCTCCATGTGCAAGGTGTGGTCGGTTCCGGATTGTAATTTGGTGCAGACGCTGCGCGGTCATCAATTCTATGTGAGCGCCATAGCTTTCCGGGATGGCATGGCGACGGATTCAAAGGGTGAAGTGGCCATGGCATCCGGTTGCTATGATGGGACCGTGAAGTTATGGTCGTTTGACAGCGAAGAAGCCATAGCGGATATCAACGGGCATGTTCCGCACCGGGTGTCCCGTTTGGCGTTCCATCCTTCGGGACGATTTCTGGGCACGGCTTGCTATGATGCCTCCTGGCGGCTGTGGGATTTGGAGCAAAAGCAGGAAGTATTGCATCAAGAAGGTCATGCTAAAGCCGTCCACTGTATTGCCTTCCAGGTGGACGGAAGCGTATGTGTAACCGGTGGTTTAGATGCCTTTGGACGCGTTTGGGATCTCCGTACCGGACGATGCATCATGTTCCTAGAAGGGCACCTGAGTGCCATTTATGGCGTTGACTTTTCCCCGAACGGGTATCACATTGCCACCGGAAGTCAGGATAATTCCTGCAAGATCTGGGACCTGAGGAGGCGACATCCGGTGTACACTATCCCGGCGCACACCAACCTGATTTCCGACGTTAAATATCAGAAAAATGGGGGACATTTTCTGGTGACGTCCAGCTACGACAATACGGCCAAGATTTGGTCCAACAAGACGTGGCAGCCGTTGAAGACCCTTTCGGGGCACGACAGCAAGGTGATGAGCATCGACATTTCGCCAAACTCACAGCATATCGCTACGACCTCGTATGATCGGACGTTTAAACTGTGGAGCCCCGAATGA